From a region of the Mesomycoplasma ovipneumoniae ATCC 29419 genome:
- a CDS encoding ABC transporter ATP-binding protein — protein sequence MIQIRNITKRLGTKIILNNISFDIPTNKLTFISGQSGVGKTTLLHIIAKIAKADSGQISFFDKNQQVLKNPNVDIFFQDVNLIENISAIDNVRIGTSILGYKFKQDEFSKNANFLNLDQSVFKTKMENLSGGEKQRIAILRSLNRGSEFILFDEPTAALDKENEQIIFEKIKQMSKNHTVVVISHNTEMIHKYADQIIFLQKDKPPIIKINDTNIIEDQNSEQTSETKHKKVAKVVQYKNKLNISPIFVIADISKKLTLSILIIIAFLAAVFSISFAFELNLGTAKVERQQKYTLSLDKNLIEKKSNAAFNQDEIKKISELESINALVANRPTTNINLHYENRKINLRDVDQVEINSFFKNRIENDLVNFEGKFIENAREIILSKSAIDILKIENPIGKTIHLVYDSNKEIEENQNKIELKIVGINNGIKSSVARLDTFNLISFPSFISTQSIKDLENLVKQNTVEENKEQNLQLFKEINSYIPSENAQSSALEPFKIPLKNTKVFPQNNLELITGTFPRKVDEILLSTTAIDSNAKYKLKVGDIIQTNSPLNQTFNLLVVGIFDSPDSELYYHQDAKEFYTSFQPANLTAYLTTTDEQNNLDLEAKNAKFDLRITPPSSLIRVITSQSLAIISIVNKVTFAVFIIFVIILISFILVYAKTISESKQRMIGILKSLGGSTLLTLFYHTLNIVLISIIVLILSFVIIFPSMESIHILIVGNDFPAASQENLALILLSSWAGLSAAFILIYVLMSLITYKKTTQQLLK from the coding sequence ATGATTCAAATTCGTAACATCACAAAACGACTCGGAACAAAAATAATTTTAAATAACATTAGCTTTGATATTCCAACTAATAAATTAACGTTCATTTCTGGTCAATCTGGTGTTGGAAAAACGACACTTTTGCATATTATTGCCAAGATTGCCAAAGCTGACAGCGGGCAAATTTCCTTTTTTGATAAAAATCAACAAGTTTTAAAAAACCCAAATGTTGACATTTTTTTTCAAGATGTCAATCTTATTGAAAATATTTCAGCTATCGACAACGTTAGAATTGGGACAAGTATTTTAGGTTATAAATTTAAGCAAGATGAATTTAGTAAAAATGCAAATTTTTTAAATCTTGACCAAAGTGTTTTTAAAACAAAAATGGAAAATCTCTCTGGTGGCGAGAAACAAAGAATCGCAATTCTTCGTTCTCTAAATCGGGGTTCAGAATTTATTTTGTTTGATGAACCAACTGCCGCCCTTGATAAAGAAAATGAACAAATTATTTTTGAAAAAATTAAGCAAATGTCAAAAAATCACACAGTTGTGGTTATAAGCCATAATACTGAAATGATTCACAAATATGCTGATCAAATAATTTTTTTACAAAAAGACAAGCCACCAATTATTAAAATTAATGACACTAATATAATAGAAGACCAAAATTCTGAACAAACTAGCGAAACTAAACATAAAAAAGTTGCAAAAGTAGTTCAATATAAGAATAAATTAAATATTTCGCCAATTTTTGTTATTGCTGATATTAGCAAAAAATTAACGCTTAGTATTTTAATTATAATAGCATTTTTAGCGGCCGTCTTTTCGATTAGTTTTGCTTTTGAATTAAATCTTGGAACGGCAAAAGTTGAACGGCAGCAAAAATATACGCTCTCACTTGACAAAAATTTAATTGAAAAAAAATCAAACGCTGCTTTTAACCAAGATGAAATTAAAAAAATTAGTGAGCTTGAATCAATCAACGCGCTTGTTGCAAATAGACCAACGACAAATATAAATTTGCACTATGAAAATCGAAAAATTAATCTTAGAGATGTTGATCAAGTTGAAATTAATAGCTTTTTCAAAAACAGAATCGAAAATGATCTTGTTAATTTTGAAGGAAAATTCATTGAAAATGCTCGGGAAATTATCCTTTCAAAATCAGCAATTGACATACTTAAAATTGAAAATCCAATAGGAAAAACAATTCATTTAGTTTATGATTCTAATAAAGAAATTGAGGAAAATCAAAATAAAATTGAACTAAAAATTGTCGGAATTAATAATGGAATTAAAAGTTCCGTTGCTAGATTAGATACTTTTAATTTAATTAGTTTTCCATCTTTTATTAGCACTCAATCAATTAAAGATCTTGAAAATTTAGTTAAGCAAAATACAGTTGAAGAAAACAAAGAACAAAACCTTCAACTTTTTAAGGAAATTAACTCCTATATTCCTAGCGAAAATGCCCAAAGCTCCGCTCTTGAACCATTTAAAATTCCGCTAAAAAACACAAAAGTTTTCCCGCAAAACAATCTAGAATTAATAACTGGAACATTTCCGAGAAAAGTCGATGAAATTCTACTTTCAACAACAGCAATTGATTCAAATGCTAAATATAAATTAAAAGTTGGCGATATAATTCAAACAAACTCACCTTTAAATCAAACATTTAACTTACTTGTTGTTGGAATTTTTGACTCGCCAGATTCAGAATTATATTATCACCAAGATGCCAAAGAATTTTATACCAGCTTCCAACCAGCCAATCTTACTGCTTATTTAACAACAACTGACGAACAAAACAACCTTGACTTAGAGGCAAAAAATGCTAAATTTGACCTCAGAATTACTCCACCTTCAAGCTTAATTCGTGTGATAACTAGCCAATCTTTAGCGATTATTTCGATAGTTAATAAAGTTACTTTTGCGGTGTTTATAATTTTTGTTATTATATTAATTTCGTTCATTTTAGTTTATGCCAAAACAATTTCTGAATCAAAACAGAGAATGATTGGAATCCTAAAATCGCTTGGTGGTTCAACTTTACTAACACTTTTTTATCATACTTTAAATATTGTTTTGATATCGATCATTGTTCTAATTTTAAGTTTTGTAATTATTTTTCCGTCAATGGAATCAATTCATATTTTAATAGTTGGTAATGATTTTCCCGCCGCTTCTCAAGAAAATCTAGCCCTAATTTTATTATCGTCCTGAGCCGGACTTTCAGCTGCTTTTATTCTAATTTATGTTTTAATGTCGTTAATTACTTACAAAAAAACCACTCAACAGTTATTAAAATAA
- a CDS encoding ABC transporter ATP-binding protein has product MNHLTIAISIKNLIFSYDKKAFLKINDLEIPANNIITILGPSGAGKSTFLNILAGFLPVKTGIEYHEKFKNFGYIMQKNNLYEEISVKKNLWISAKNSPEWTSKVWKLSWENFKKDKNSQDFSDSLGNLLSNKSTLGVQKVIKKFKFYFYILKNIKFYIFFLKFRKKYFEKEVLNVLKALEIDDIFLKKAKNISGGQQQRVAFAKSIIKGDNLVLMDEPFSSLDAKIKESTIKLLLKIKQEFNMTIVLVTHDQTDAMKISDKIILLNKGEILQYSNPEELFENPQSIFAAKFIGMPEINFIEKQGEIEYYIRSKYIKISSTSEPTNGKVFYKKNIADNFYYQIHDTEKNIDLEIISPIDIQGENVKIEYNKDKIFAFDKGGNRVNS; this is encoded by the coding sequence ATGAATCACTTAACAATTGCTATAAGTATTAAAAACCTTATATTTTCGTATGATAAAAAGGCTTTTCTTAAAATTAATGATCTCGAAATACCAGCAAATAATATTATTACAATTTTGGGACCCTCAGGTGCAGGAAAGTCCACTTTCCTTAATATTTTAGCGGGTTTTTTACCAGTAAAGACAGGTATTGAATACCATGAAAAATTCAAAAACTTTGGCTATATAATGCAGAAAAACAACTTATATGAAGAAATTTCGGTAAAGAAAAATCTTTGGATTAGTGCTAAAAATTCGCCTGAATGAACCTCAAAAGTGTGAAAATTGAGCTGGGAAAATTTCAAAAAAGATAAAAATAGTCAAGATTTTAGCGACTCTCTCGGAAATTTGCTTTCAAACAAATCTACTTTAGGCGTACAAAAGGTTATAAAAAAATTCAAATTTTACTTTTATATATTGAAAAATATAAAATTTTATATTTTTTTCCTAAAATTTAGAAAAAAATATTTCGAAAAAGAAGTCCTAAATGTGTTAAAAGCCTTAGAAATTGACGACATTTTTTTAAAAAAAGCCAAAAATATTAGTGGGGGTCAGCAACAGCGCGTGGCTTTTGCCAAATCAATTATAAAAGGGGATAATTTAGTTTTAATGGATGAACCTTTTTCATCACTTGATGCAAAAATTAAGGAATCAACTATTAAATTATTACTTAAAATCAAACAAGAATTTAACATGACAATCGTTTTAGTAACTCACGACCAAACTGATGCAATGAAAATTAGTGACAAAATTATTCTTTTAAATAAAGGGGAAATTTTGCAATATTCTAATCCAGAAGAACTTTTTGAAAATCCTCAGTCTATTTTTGCCGCAAAATTTATTGGAATGCCAGAAATAAATTTTATTGAAAAACAAGGAGAAATTGAATATTATATCCGTTCTAAATACATTAAAATTTCAAGCACATCTGAACCAACCAATGGAAAAGTTTTCTATAAAAAAAATATTGCAGATAATTTTTATTACCAAATTCATGATACTGAAAAAAATATCGACCTTGAAATTATAAGTCCTATTGATATTCAAGGTGAAAATGTAAAAATAGAATATAATAAAGATAAAATTTTTGCTTTTGACAAAGGCGGAAATCGTGTTAATAGTTAA
- a CDS encoding YigZ family protein: protein MQKIITKEAVFELEVKKSKFISYSFLVESKEHSEALLTKIQQENKHASHIVYAVCFDLYNCKFSDANEPKGSAGWQIFNILRTKKITNSLIIVVRYMYGSKLGLGLLQNSYKKAAIEVLNLSLVSDFKISYHYLCEVDLEKMNWVLQLIKKNGCTIQKKEFGLKLKIEFKCPLKLEESFELNFKEIVK, encoded by the coding sequence ATGCAAAAAATTATTACAAAAGAAGCTGTTTTTGAATTAGAAGTCAAAAAATCTAAATTTATTTCTTATAGTTTTCTAGTAGAATCAAAGGAACACTCAGAAGCACTACTAACCAAAATTCAACAAGAAAATAAACATGCAAGTCATATTGTTTATGCAGTTTGCTTTGATTTATATAATTGTAAATTCAGTGATGCAAACGAGCCAAAAGGTTCGGCAGGGTGACAAATTTTTAACATTTTAAGAACAAAAAAAATTACTAATTCATTAATTATTGTTGTTCGCTACATGTACGGGTCCAAATTAGGGCTAGGTTTATTACAAAATAGTTACAAAAAAGCGGCAATTGAAGTCTTAAATCTTAGTTTAGTTAGTGATTTTAAAATTTCTTATCACTATTTGTGCGAAGTTGACTTGGAAAAAATGAACTGGGTACTTCAATTAATAAAGAAAAACGGCTGTACAATCCAAAAAAAAGAATTTGGACTAAAATTAAAAATTGAATTTAAGTGCCCTTTAAAATTAGAAGAAAGTTTTGAGCTAAATTTTAAGGAAATAGTAAAATAA
- a CDS encoding P68 family surface lipoprotein: protein MNFKKFFKPLLLTSPSLFLIASACGVSENTIDPKTQVVMTTSQGPFWPLIFGLNVYGKNQKGLIPYYNQKFKDDPDFAPVRLVLSDESKAVTQQQTTENIKKLLDTNSDQLPSIVLGDSSTASVLQERNRLLEITSDKLKPGIFTDQIVGKYNSFNFGENKFYNIPFNVNDVDALGFNLDNLRIIFDLVKKGGGKVDESAEIYKKAQESAQKGNSTPENSFFSNLEVKSAEIFKDLNVNYDTFSNIEEALEFSTKFIDGVKLKADAKIDENTENASIFDIDYSGLVFHKNIISKSGKKFWEAKGKDLTFNIATDTSLQDEFKKTYEKFTKTNKKIEQKVDQKTKILQAFQFKNFKKKDSIGEWGSHDILQYRTVFGYVPGVGIKQSIDTATTRSLFAKSAPELAKGFATFNDVFTTNQPLKSRKDSQFFVYNSGGSSLIPIKTDTEKINKAAIKFLEWLFTGQNDIDKPGTMVDNADYLMENTGYFLPTKAVVTQEKLEQVKKKYKEYYDKIVEFESNNKKSIELVGEDAKKIDWSLYEKMANLRSVIISMESMLNAFKEDASKVKILSDNGNFREAKISATITDSLIESTKFENSKAETPEKLLTLINQ from the coding sequence ATGAATTTTAAAAAATTTTTTAAACCTTTGTTACTTACCTCACCAAGTCTTTTCTTAATTGCGAGCGCCTGTGGAGTAAGCGAGAATACAATTGATCCAAAAACTCAAGTTGTTATGACAACAAGTCAAGGTCCTTTTTGACCATTAATTTTTGGACTTAATGTTTATGGTAAAAATCAAAAAGGATTAATCCCTTATTACAACCAAAAGTTTAAAGATGATCCTGATTTTGCACCAGTTAGACTTGTTTTGAGTGATGAGTCAAAAGCAGTAACTCAACAACAAACAACCGAAAACATTAAAAAATTACTGGACACAAATTCAGATCAACTTCCATCAATTGTTTTAGGGGATTCTTCAACTGCGAGTGTTTTACAAGAACGTAATCGACTTTTAGAAATAACAAGTGATAAATTGAAGCCAGGAATATTCACTGATCAAATTGTAGGAAAATACAATTCATTTAATTTTGGCGAAAATAAGTTTTATAACATTCCTTTTAACGTAAATGATGTTGATGCACTTGGATTTAACCTTGATAATTTACGGATTATTTTTGACTTAGTAAAAAAAGGTGGCGGAAAAGTTGATGAGTCAGCCGAAATTTACAAAAAAGCACAAGAATCAGCTCAAAAAGGAAACTCGACTCCTGAAAACAGTTTTTTTAGCAATCTTGAAGTAAAATCTGCTGAAATTTTCAAAGATTTAAACGTAAATTATGATACTTTTTCAAATATTGAAGAAGCACTTGAGTTTTCAACTAAATTTATTGACGGTGTAAAATTAAAAGCTGATGCAAAAATTGATGAAAATACAGAAAATGCGTCTATTTTTGATATTGACTATTCAGGTCTAGTTTTCCACAAAAATATTATTTCAAAATCAGGTAAAAAATTCTGAGAAGCAAAAGGTAAAGATTTAACTTTTAATATTGCGACAGATACATCCTTGCAAGATGAATTTAAAAAAACTTACGAAAAATTTACAAAAACTAACAAAAAAATCGAACAAAAAGTAGATCAAAAAACCAAAATTTTGCAAGCATTTCAGTTTAAAAACTTTAAGAAAAAAGACAGCATTGGTGAATGAGGAAGTCATGATATTCTTCAATATCGTACCGTTTTTGGCTATGTTCCTGGAGTTGGAATTAAGCAATCAATTGACACAGCAACAACCCGTAGCTTATTCGCGAAAAGCGCCCCTGAACTTGCCAAAGGTTTTGCAACATTTAATGACGTATTCACAACAAACCAACCATTAAAGTCACGCAAAGATTCTCAATTTTTTGTCTATAACTCAGGTGGATCATCCCTAATTCCAATTAAAACTGACACAGAAAAAATTAATAAAGCAGCAATTAAATTTTTAGAATGACTCTTTACTGGTCAAAATGATATTGACAAACCCGGAACAATGGTCGATAATGCTGATTATTTAATGGAAAATACTGGTTATTTCCTTCCTACAAAAGCGGTTGTAACTCAAGAAAAATTGGAACAAGTAAAGAAAAAATATAAAGAATACTATGATAAAATTGTTGAATTTGAATCTAATAACAAAAAAAGTATTGAACTAGTTGGCGAAGATGCCAAAAAAATCGACTGAAGTTTGTATGAAAAAATGGCAAATCTCAGATCAGTTATAATTTCAATGGAATCAATGCTTAATGCTTTTAAAGAAGATGCATCCAAAGTTAAAATTCTAAGTGATAATGGTAATTTTAGAGAAGCAAAAATTTCGGCAACAATTACAGATTCACTAATTGAATCAACAAAATTCGAAAATAGTAAAGCCGAAACTCCTGAAAAATTACTAACATTAATTAATCAATAA
- a CDS encoding carbohydrate ABC transporter permease translates to MSLKFNLNSFFLQFLLFSFLIIVLIFFLFPLYYLIVNASLPNELQDNPNLTLKIGSNLLENFKNSINDNFWIGITTSIFVIMLINFFRILLYSLASFGLWMAKKRLKLTFISLFVAISFIPEISTYIPLARILNSNQLVTNSPVFALTVNQIFSFFNFFYLYKSINKIDKKQLLLARIDNLSLFLKIKLIIFPKIKISYYLLIIFTTIQAWNDFLWPNYIFSNRSYQTISTWFQYSGQSSLGFLQNIQAAGSLFTIIVPLFSYIIFSKFINNATANNIK, encoded by the coding sequence ATGTCATTAAAATTTAATCTAAATAGTTTTTTTCTACAGTTTTTACTATTTTCCTTTTTAATAATAGTACTTATTTTTTTCCTGTTTCCATTATATTATTTAATTGTAAATGCTTCGCTGCCTAATGAATTGCAAGATAATCCTAATTTGACTTTGAAAATAGGCTCAAATTTACTTGAAAACTTTAAAAATTCCATTAATGATAATTTTTGAATTGGAATTACCACTTCAATTTTTGTAATTATGCTCATTAATTTTTTTAGAATTCTCCTGTATTCACTAGCTTCTTTTGGACTTTGAATGGCAAAAAAACGACTGAAATTAACGTTCATTTCTCTTTTTGTAGCAATTTCTTTTATTCCAGAAATTAGCACTTATATTCCCCTTGCAAGAATTCTAAACAGCAATCAATTAGTAACAAATTCGCCAGTTTTTGCACTCACAGTTAACCAGATTTTTTCCTTTTTTAACTTTTTTTACCTTTATAAAAGTATTAACAAAATTGACAAAAAGCAACTTTTACTTGCAAGAATTGATAATTTATCACTGTTTTTAAAGATTAAATTGATAATTTTTCCAAAAATAAAAATTTCCTATTATTTATTAATTATTTTTACAACAATTCAAGCTTGAAACGACTTTTTATGACCAAATTACATTTTTTCAAACCGTTCATACCAGACAATTTCAACTTGATTTCAGTATTCAGGCCAAAGTAGCCTTGGATTTTTGCAAAACATTCAAGCTGCAGGCTCACTTTTTACAATAATTGTTCCGTTGTTTTCTTATATAATTTTTTCCAAATTTATTAATAATGCAACGGCAAACAATATTAAATAG
- a CDS encoding P68 family surface lipoprotein, with translation MNFKKFFKPLLLLSPSPFLIASACAPSENTIDPKTQVVMTTSQGPFWPLIFGLNVYGKNEKGLIPYYNQKFKNDPDFAPVRLVLSDESKANTQKQTTENIKKLLDTNSDQLPSIVLGDSSTASVLQEHNRLLEIKSDKLNPGLFKNQIVKEYNSFNFGENKFYNIPFNINDVDSLRFNLDNLRIILDLVKKGGGKVDESTEFYKKAQESTQKGNSTPENSFFSNLEVKSADVFKDLNVNQDTFSNIEEALDFSTKFIDGVKIKADAKLDENTPNSSIFHIDYSDLSFQKNIISKTGKKFWEPKGEDLTFNIATDTSLQDEFKKTYEKFTNTNKKIKQKVGQQTKILQAFQFKNFKGTGIGEWGGHDILQYRAVFGYDPGVGIKQSIDTQTTRNLFADKKPELAKGFATFNDVFATNQPLKSHKNSPFFVYNSGGSSLIPIKTDTEKINKAAIKFLEWLFTGQNDIDKPGIMVDNADYLMENTGYFLPTKAVVTAEKLEQVKKKYQEYYDKIVDFESKNKKSIELVGEDAKKIDWSLYEKMANLRSVIISMESMLNAFKEDSSKVKILSDNGNFKQAKISATITDSLIESTKFENSKTESSDKLLKLINQ, from the coding sequence ATGAATTTTAAAAAATTTTTCAAACCTTTATTACTTCTCTCACCAAGTCCTTTCTTAATTGCGAGCGCTTGCGCACCTAGTGAGAATACAATTGATCCAAAAACTCAAGTTGTTATGACAACAAGTCAAGGTCCTTTTTGACCATTAATTTTTGGACTTAATGTTTATGGTAAAAATGAAAAAGGATTAATCCCTTATTACAACCAAAAGTTTAAAAATGACCCTGATTTTGCGCCAGTTAGACTTGTTTTGAGTGATGAGTCAAAAGCAAATACTCAAAAACAAACAACTGAAAATATTAAAAAATTACTAGACACAAATTCAGATCAACTTCCGTCAATTGTTTTAGGAGATTCTTCAACAGCGAGTGTTTTACAAGAACATAATCGACTCTTAGAAATAAAAAGCGATAAATTGAATCCAGGATTATTTAAAAATCAAATTGTAAAAGAATACAATTCATTTAATTTTGGTGAAAATAAGTTTTATAATATCCCTTTTAATATAAATGATGTTGATTCACTCAGATTTAATCTTGATAATTTACGAATTATTTTAGATTTAGTAAAAAAAGGTGGCGGAAAAGTGGATGAGTCGACCGAATTTTATAAAAAAGCACAAGAATCAACTCAAAAAGGAAACTCGACTCCTGAAAACAGTTTTTTTAGTAATCTTGAAGTAAAATCTGCGGATGTTTTCAAAGATTTAAACGTAAATCAAGATACTTTTTCAAATATTGAAGAAGCATTAGACTTTTCAACTAAATTTATTGACGGTGTAAAAATAAAAGCAGATGCAAAACTTGATGAAAATACACCAAATTCTTCTATTTTTCATATTGACTATTCAGATCTAAGTTTTCAGAAAAACATTATTTCAAAAACAGGTAAAAAATTCTGAGAACCAAAAGGTGAGGACTTAACCTTTAATATTGCAACAGATACATCCTTACAAGATGAATTTAAAAAAACTTACGAAAAATTTACAAATACTAACAAAAAAATCAAACAAAAAGTAGGTCAACAAACCAAAATTTTACAAGCATTTCAGTTTAAAAACTTTAAAGGAACAGGTATTGGTGAATGAGGAGGTCATGATATTCTTCAATATCGTGCCGTTTTTGGGTACGATCCTGGAGTTGGAATTAAGCAATCAATTGACACACAAACAACCCGTAATTTATTTGCGGATAAAAAACCTGAACTTGCCAAAGGTTTTGCAACATTTAATGACGTCTTTGCAACAAATCAACCGTTAAAATCACACAAAAATTCTCCATTTTTTGTTTATAACTCAGGAGGATCATCATTAATTCCAATTAAAACTGATACAGAAAAAATTAATAAAGCAGCAATTAAATTTTTAGAATGACTCTTTACTGGCCAAAATGATATTGACAAACCCGGAATAATGGTCGATAATGCTGATTATTTAATGGAAAATACTGGTTATTTCCTTCCTACAAAAGCGGTTGTAACTGCAGAAAAATTGGAACAAGTAAAGAAAAAATATCAAGAATACTATGATAAAATTGTTGACTTTGAATCTAAAAACAAAAAAAGTATTGAGCTAGTTGGCGAAGATGCCAAAAAAATCGACTGAAGTTTGTATGAAAAAATGGCAAACTTAAGATCAGTTATAATTTCAATGGAATCAATGCTTAATGCTTTTAAAGAAGATTCATCCAAAGTTAAAATTCTAAGTGATAATGGTAATTTTAAACAAGCAAAAATTTCTGCAACAATTACAGATTCACTAATTGAATCAACAAAATTTGAAAATAGTAAAACCGAAAGTTCTGATAAATTACTAAAATTAATTAACCAATAA
- a CDS encoding transposase has product MQDQLLDKKGARRKPGSGKPKKQIEPDWNEFTKEELIEIAKRYYETNKDKSKSGKLSEAKTLNIPYSKSAKIFNVCRQSVAKSKTRVIKVKEYENDAIIKKSFLDNKGRYGRLRLSAYISIKYNIYIHPRTLGRHLKRLNLVCKIRKKKKERN; this is encoded by the coding sequence ATGCAAGATCAATTATTAGATAAAAAGGGTGCGAGGAGAAAGCCAGGGAGTGGCAAACCTAAAAAACAAATTGAACCCGATTGAAACGAATTTACAAAAGAAGAATTAATAGAAATAGCTAAGAGATATTACGAAACCAACAAAGATAAATCAAAATCAGGAAAACTTAGTGAAGCCAAAACACTAAATATTCCCTACAGCAAATCTGCAAAAATTTTTAATGTATGCAGACAATCAGTGGCAAAATCTAAAACTAGAGTTATAAAAGTAAAAGAGTACGAAAATGACGCAATAATTAAAAAATCCTTTCTTGATAACAAAGGTAGATATGGTCGCTTAAGGTTGAGTGCTTATATTTCTATAAAATATAATATTTACATTCACCCTCGAACTCTTGGAAGACATTTAAAAAGATTGAATTTAGTATGTAAAATTAGAAAAAAGAAGAAAGAGCGAAATTAA
- a CDS encoding carbohydrate ABC transporter permease has protein sequence MLIVNKESVKTVLFHKNTKAILLIGPLFIFLFIFSVYPILDSLFNSFNVGSGQNKHLGFDNFRELFAKSNFNDALRNSTLLFFISSPIALFLGFIIAILLSKLKIKFLRMLIITGLYSQFFISSFAIGTAFSFLFGQKNVFAKMLNLNFSFVGGDNKIDLIWLYLIYQLWRAIPFNSVLFFFAISSIHTKYQKNLQIDRINLKDKIFNLYFKEIGNQFLVIAYTNFIFATMLYPNVITGDINLDLNRGHTLASYILSSSDNSGLQSAVSLMTFFYLLAVFSTFIIFRPKTWKKMLKLIKNKRSKNVIKI, from the coding sequence GTGTTAATAGTTAATAAAGAGTCCGTAAAAACAGTTCTTTTTCACAAAAATACAAAAGCAATCTTACTTATAGGACCGCTATTTATTTTTCTTTTTATTTTTTCAGTCTACCCAATTCTGGATTCATTATTTAACTCTTTTAATGTCGGATCTGGCCAAAACAAACATTTAGGATTTGACAATTTTAGAGAATTATTTGCAAAATCAAATTTTAATGACGCCCTAAGAAACAGCACTTTACTATTTTTTATTAGCTCACCGATTGCACTTTTTCTAGGATTTATTATTGCAATTTTGCTCTCAAAACTTAAGATTAAATTTCTTAGAATGTTAATAATAACCGGACTTTATTCCCAGTTTTTCATTTCATCTTTTGCAATTGGGACTGCTTTTTCTTTCCTTTTTGGTCAAAAAAATGTCTTTGCAAAAATGTTGAATCTAAATTTTTCATTTGTCGGCGGAGACAATAAAATTGATTTAATTTGACTATATTTAATTTATCAACTCTGAAGGGCAATCCCTTTTAATTCAGTGCTTTTTTTCTTTGCAATTTCGAGCATTCATACAAAATATCAAAAAAATTTACAAATTGACAGAATTAACCTAAAAGATAAGATTTTTAACCTTTATTTTAAGGAAATTGGTAATCAATTTTTAGTCATTGCCTACACAAACTTCATTTTTGCAACAATGCTATACCCAAATGTTATTACAGGCGACATAAATTTGGATCTAAATAGAGGCCACACTCTTGCTTCATATATTTTGTCTTCAAGCGATAATTCAGGACTCCAATCTGCCGTAAGTTTAATGACTTTCTTTTATCTTTTAGCAGTTTTTTCAACCTTTATTATTTTTAGACCAAAAACATGGAAAAAAATGTTAAAACTTATTAAAAATAAAAGGAGTAAAAATGTCATTAAAATTTAA
- a CDS encoding thermonuclease family protein — MPLFSLTSCYDYLSEIISEKIVPTDGLNPIKKLPIFSKNSRIKQGLTYTTFIKSVYDGDTFTDKNGMRFRIFGIDTPELELSRPNRLINVKTMKFHGLIAKKRLEQLILNRWISFEVVGHDPYERIIVVLKNEKREIINIKMVSEGLAIHRYAQYQNPKKTYYYPEYKSLIDQILKAQESAKKSKFMLWKEDISTIYGLKKLKK; from the coding sequence TTGCCACTTTTTTCGCTTACAAGTTGTTATGATTATCTTTCAGAAATTATTTCAGAAAAAATAGTTCCAACTGATGGTTTAAATCCAATAAAAAAACTACCTATTTTTTCTAAAAATTCACGAATTAAACAAGGTCTAACTTATACAACATTTATAAAAAGTGTTTATGACGGTGACACTTTTACTGATAAAAACGGTATGCGTTTTCGGATTTTCGGGATTGACACTCCCGAACTTGAACTTAGCCGTCCAAATCGTTTAATTAACGTAAAAACTATGAAATTTCACGGTTTAATAGCCAAAAAACGTCTAGAACAGCTAATTTTAAATCGCTGAATTTCATTTGAAGTCGTTGGCCATGATCCGTATGAGCGGATTATTGTTGTTCTAAAAAACGAAAAGCGTGAGATAATTAATATCAAAATGGTTAGCGAAGGTCTTGCAATTCATCGTTATGCCCAATATCAAAACCCTAAAAAAACTTATTATTATCCTGAATATAAAAGTTTAATAGACCAAATTTTAAAAGCCCAAGAATCTGCCAAAAAAAGTAAATTTATGCTTTGAAAAGAAGATATTTCAACGATTTATGGACTTAAAAAGTTAAAGAAATAA